Genomic segment of Candidatus Saccharimonadales bacterium:
CAGTCGACGGCCGAAAGTTTGATCTTGAACGTCTGGAAGAGATTTCGACTAAAGAGGGAATACACCTCTTAATGAACGAGAGCACCAACTGTGAGTGGATGGGAACGGCTGTTCACGGCGAGCATGATATCGGCGATAGTATCGGTGACATCATGCAAAAGCACTCCAGTAGTCGTATCATTGTGTCAACGTTCTCCAGCCAGCTGCACCGGATGCAGGTCCTCATGGAACAGGCTCATAAAAACGGTCGCAAGGTCGCCTTTGCGGGTTACAGTATGATCCAAAATGTTGAAGTGGCCCTGCGTAGCAACACCATAAAAGTTCCTAAAGACGTCGTCATGAGGATGGAGGATATCGTCAGACTGCCAGATGGTAAGGTGACTATCATCTGTACTGGTTCTCAGGGTGAGCTCAATGCCGTTCTTAACCGAATGGCATCTGGTGCCCACAAATACATTAAGACGAAACCGTCAGATATTATCGTCTTCAGCTCCAACCCAATCCCCGGCAACGAGGTCAACGTTGTGCGGACTGTCGATGGGCTGATGCGCGAAGGTGCAGATGTCATCCAGAATATGATCCGCAATCTCGACGGCTGTGGTCCACTTCATATCTCCGGACATGCATACTACGACGATCACGTCGTTCTTATTAAGGCTCTCAAGCCCCATTTCTATATGCCGATTCACGGTGAGTTTCACATGCTGGTTCACAACGCCGAGCTGGCCGAGAAAGAGGCTGGTATCCCACATGACAACATCTTTGTCTGTGATGCAGGCGACGTCATTGAGTTGTCCTCAAAGACCGCAGCCAAAACTGGGCGTGTGCCAGTCGGTGGCATCATGTTTGATGACTCTGGAGAAGAGATATCGGAGGTCGTTCTTAAAGATCGTTTACACATGAGCACTGAAGGTATGTTCGTAGTTGTCCTGACAGTCAGCAAACAAACAGGCCGTCTCCTAACAAGCCCTGACATCATCAGCCGCGGCTTTATCTACTTGCGTGACAATGAAGAGCTGATGAACCAGATTCGCCAGTATCTGAAACAGAAGGCGGCGCGCAGTTTCGCCAACCGTAAAGTTGACCTGGATGATATCAAGCGCGAGATAAAGGATGATGTCACCCATATCCTCTACGACCAGACTCGTCGCACACCAATCGTCATCCCAGTTATCAACGAGATCAGCCGTCAGCAGCCAGCACAGCAAAACCAGCAGCCTCAGCAACAAGCTATGCGGACACAGGCAGGCAGGCCACTACAGCAGCCACCGGTTCATAGGCCCATATCCTACTAGAGCCAGCTCAAACGGCAGCTAGACAAGCTGCCGATGTTGAGTATCATACGAGTGGAATGTCTGCATCCAAGAGATCACCACATCAGTTCAAGAACGTGTTAGTGTTCTGCAATCCCACAAGCACGAATGCTCAAAAGGTACCCAGCCTAATAGATGAACTACACAGTGTGTACCCTTCAGTTTCGTTCGATATTATTCAAACAACTGCTGGTGGTCGTGAAGCCAACAAAGATCTTCTTGCAAAGTATATAGATAAGCTTGGACCACAGTCACTGCTCTGTGTAGCTGGCGGTGACGGCACAGTCAATGTGGCCGTTGACGCGTTACTGCTTGATGAGCGGTTCAAGGGGGCAGCCCGAAAGACCCCCATTCTACCACTGTGGGGAGGCAACGCCAACGATCTTGCAATCATGCTTAACGGGCTACTTCTCCGCACAAACTTAACGCAGGTTCTTCGGGAGGCATCCATCACTCCGATCTGGCCGATCGAATGTAGTGTCAAAAATAAGAATGGAATCCTCGATCAATATATAGCCGTCTGCTATGCCAGCTTCGGCGCAAGCGCATTCACGGCTCGCTGGCTCGACGAGCGTCGCGATCTGCTGGCTAGTTCGTCTCGCTCTTCCACATTGCGTCGTCTTATCCGGGAAGTACTTGCAGTCAAAGATGCACTTATTAGTGCTCCCAGCTTTGAGATACAAGAACGACATCTCCGCCGTTCGCTGTACGAACGAACGTTTATTAATGGGCCGCGCTTTGCCAAAGTCTGGGGTGTCACCGTCAAGCTGACCGATAGACACTTTTTTATGGTTACGGTTGAGCATAAGTCACTCACAGCGCTTCTTCAACAGATACGACAGCTATTCAATCGGCACAGAGCCGATCACTTCATACGACAGCGGGCCACCTTTCGGGCTCTCGAACAGATTTGGGCGCAGTTTGACGGCGAAACGATTCGTATAGCTGCAGACGCAGAGATAGATATTACTTTCACCAAAAACCCACTCTACACAGTCAATACCAAGCTAAGTCCAAATGCTGTACAGTCCACAGATTCTGGCGGGCTGAGCATGCAGGGGACCAAGTATCTCGTAGTTAATCTGATCACAACGTTACGAATGATCTGCGGACTTGCTGCGATCGGCCTTGGCATCAGCTCCCATTGGCTGGCAGTCTTGATCGTGGCCATGATTGCATTCGCTTCTGACGCCTTTGACGGCTGGCTGGCCAGATACTGGCATGTCGCAAGCGACGCTGGTTCTTTCATGGATCCGCTAGCCGATAAGGTCGTCTGCCAGGTACTCCTCTGGCTCTTGGCGTTCCACTTTAATAGTCCTATCTTCTTTGTAGTCGCCGCCCTCCTGCTTGCTTACGACGTAATAATGACATGGGCGCGGATCCGACCTGCCCGATCACGAACCGCTATACCGGCGAGCTGGTACGCAAAGGTTAAGACTGCTACAGAAATGATTGGCCTCTTGACTCTGCTACTAGCTATCGTTACAGCCACCTCTTCGTGGTCAACGATATATCGAGATATTGGGACCTTTATCATCGTATGTTCTGTTTTCTTGGCGGCTGTCTCACTGAGGTATTACGTCGGCGCCTGGAGGGAGTAGTGGGTAAGGACGTAAATTAGTAAGGTATACTGGAGCTGCACATGAGGCGGGTAAAAGAGATTATCGCATTTCGTTTCGTCAGGTTTTTATTGGTTGCAACAATAAATGCTGCCGTTAACTTCTCAATTCTCAACTACACCTTTTATGATCTGCATGAGTCAAAGCTGCTGGCAAGCATTATGGCCACGTCGTGCGTCGTAATACTTAGTTTCGTTCTTAATCGTAACTTCGTCTTTGTCGATAAAGAACGACCAGCTAGGAAACTAGCCCTCTTTATCACTGTTACCGTCAGCGGCATCTTAGTTATTCAAAACGTTGTCTATGTGGCGGCCGTAGCATTTCTTAGTCGTCATCATGTAGGCTTAACCAATACTGCAGACTCTTTGACGGGGCTGCGTCTGAGCGCAAGTGTGCTTGAGATTAATCTCGGTGGGATTGTCGCTTCGCTCATCTCAGCTGTCTGGAACTATAACGGCTATCGCATCTACGTCTTCAATGGAGAGCGTCGCGGCAACGAGATTCTTGAGAAGACGACTTCATTGGCTATTGATTGAGTGATTGACTCGTTGCCAGTTGTCTGCGACTGACTCAAAGTCGACCACCCAGCCGTTGCGGCGGATACTCTCATAGACCAAGGTCTCATACATCTTTCCTTTACCATCAAGTGTCTCGGGATATCCTCTATCTCGTATGATAACCGAACTCCAGCTGCTTAGCGCTGTCTCAACGTGATGAGCGTACAGTGGCTGATGAGTCTGTTGGTAGAGGTTGGTTTCTAGGGTGATGTAGAGATCTCCCCAGTAGCTCCAGATAGCAGTAGTGCCGTAACTGCCGGCAAAGAATCGGACAAAGAAGTCTTCGGTGACGTGGTCGGCTGTATAGCGGATAGGCAGTGGCTCGGCAAGGTGTTTGTCGTCTATATATTTGGATATAGCAATGAGTTTGGCTCGATCAGTCTGGTTTGCAGGGTCAAGAAAACCAAGCGGCAGAGTGATTAGCCAGTCCGAGGAATAAGAGTGCTGATGGCCAGGAGTGAGGTCATCAATAAAGTGCCCCTGGCTGTTGTCCCAATAGCGATTGATGATAGTCTGACGAAGTGAAGCGAGGCCAGCTGGTGTGGCATGGTAGAAACCGAGGTTAGTGCCAAGTTGTTCGGTCTTCCAAAGAATGACGTTATCGTAAAAACTGCTCTCCCGGAACGCGGCATCCCGGGCTCCTGAGAGGTGAATGTTACTCCTGACGAGGCCTGTCTGCGGGTTGCGGACAGTCAACAGATAGTTTTGGAGGGAGGCCTCGATGCCAGAGCCGTACTGGTGTTGGAGTTGAAAAGCGACTTGCCGTGTTGCGGGGATGCTTTCCAGTTTGGTTAGCAGGGCGAAGATACTGAACATACTGTCTGAGGGGTAGTTCCAGAAGTTGAAGGCCAAAGCTCGTCGGGGAGTGATCGGCAGTAGAGTGGTGACGGGATGATGTAGCTGTTGCATTGAGCTAAGAGCGTAAGCCAGCGACTGAACGGCGATTCGCTCTCGATTGTGCAAGTCGGTCGTATTGATAGCTGTCTGTGGGTCGAGCAGGTCCTGGTAGAAGATACTCATATTACGGATATAGAGGCCACCAAACTGGTCCCCGGATATAATGTAGGGTTTGTTTGGGTTGAAACGAAGCTTGTAAATGTTATCCACGATTGACTGCTCGCTTCCTGCCGGCATCTTGGGGCTTGAGAGGCGATCCCATACGACTGTGACGGCCTGTTCGTAGTAACCAACGGCGCTAGCTAGCCAACCGCTGTAAAAGTGGGGAGTATAACGAGTCGTAAGGACCACCTTGCCGTTCGAGAAGTGGGTTGTGAAAGGAGCCTGGACAAACGTATCGCTGCTGTATGGATTGGCCGAGATGCAGTAGATGGCGGATGAGACTATGAGAATCAGAACTGTCGCAATGGCCCAGAGCCACTTCTTGCGAAACCAGGGCTTGACTCGTGAGCCGATACGCCGTAGCTTCTCGGCAATTGTATTAACTTTCAGGGGCATAATCACCTCAAAGCATAGCACTTCACTCGCCATGGCTAAAGGGCGGGGACTACTACTTGACTTTATATAATGCTTGTGTTTTAATTATGTTCGATAACGTTGCTATATTACTCTCAAGTGAGATAATAATAAGAGTCATGGCAAAAAAGAAAAAGCGAATATCCAAAGCAGCCAAGAAGAAGCAGATGGCCGAAAGAAGTCTACCTGAGGGGTTCTGGCCACAAGTCTGGGCGGTCTGTATTGCCGTTGTAGCGATACTGTTGGTTCTGGCCCTCTTCGGGATTGGTGGACCGCTACCACATGTCATTCTTAAGGCTAGCAAGTGGGCGGTCGGTTTTGTAACTTATCTTCTCCCAATCATTCTCCTCTACTTTGTGGTCGAGACATTTAGGGCCGAAAATAACAGACTACCGCTAGCAATGAAGTTAGCAGCGTTTGTCTTCGCCGCCGCTATTGCTGGTGCTGGTGGGCTGCTTAGCTCTACACAATCTCTTAGCCTCGCCGAAAACGGCCAGAATGGAGGAGTTGTTGGTTTTGGTATCGACCACTTTATGCTGATGTTTCTCGACACCACCGCCAGCCTGATTGTCCTAGTCGTCCTTGCCCTCGTGGCCGGCCTATATGTTGTCCAGCTTCACCCGAAGCATATCGTTCAAGTCATCGCCAAGCTGTTCTCCCGTGAAGGAGCTGGTGAAGATAACAAGGCCGTCGCAGAGAAGATCGGTACCTTTAAGATCGACGACAGTTCGATCGGCGAGAAAGGCTTCAAACTCAATGAGGGCGTACCGGCTGAGATCAGCTCTGGTAAAGGTCGTCTTAGTAGTTTTCGCAATAGCATTGATCCGAACCAAGCCGATGAGCAGTCGGCACTTACGACCTCCTCAGACCCTGAGTGGGTGACCCCAAGTCTCGATCTACTGGAAAAGAAGCAACAGCCTGCAGATGCCGGTGATGTTAAGGGCAATGCGCAGGTAATAAAGGACACGCTTGCTGAGTTCAGTATTGATGTGGAGATGGAGGGTGCCAACATTGGGCCCAAAGTCACCCAGTATACACTTAAGCCACCGGCAGGCGTCAAACTGACGCGCATCACTGCCCTGGAGACAAACCTAGCCCTAAATCTAGCTGCCCAAGCCATCCGTATTGAGGCTCCGATTCCGGGTCAACGGGCAGTTGGTATAGAAGTGCCAAACCGACGTGCAGCCGACGTTCGGCTTCACGGCATTTTAGAAAGTAAGAACTGGCAGAGTTTGAACTCACCACTGAGCTTTGCGGTTGGGCGGGATATTGCCGGTACTGCAGTCGTCAGTGAACTTGATAAGATGCCTCATCTCATGATCGCCGGTCAGACCGGGTCTGGTAAGTCAGTCATGATTAACACGCTTCTAATGAGTTTGCTGTACCACAACACGCCGGCTGACATGAAGCTCATCTTGGTTGACCCGAAGCAGGTCGAACTAACTCCCTACAATGACATTCCATATCTACTGACACCTGTTATCACTGCCCCCGAGAAGTGTATTAGCGCGCTCAAATGGGCGGTGAATGAAATGGATCGACGCTACAACTTATTGGCTGAGTCTGGTCAGCGCAATATTGATGGCTATAACAGGCTAGATAACAGAGAAGAAGGCAAGATGCCATACATCATCATTGTCATTGACGAGTTGGCAGACCTTATGATGTTGGCTGCCCGGGATGTTGAAGCCCTGATCGTCCGCTTAGCCCAGAAGGCACGAGCTGTCGGTATCCACCTCGTTCTCGCCACTCAGCGTCCTAGTGTCGATGTCATCACGGGCCTTATCAAGGCTAATATCCCGGCTAGGATTGCTTTCACCGTTGCCAGCCAAGTTGACTCACGTACTATCCTTGATCAAGCCGGCGCGGAAAAACTGCTTGGTGAAGGGGATATGTTGATGCTGACTCCTCAAATGAACAAGCCAAAGCGTATTCAGGGAGCCTACATCACTGAAGGTGAAGTCATGAAAGTAACCGATTATCTTCGCAAACAGCGAGCACCAGAATACGATCCGGAGATCATTGCCCAGCAAGTTCAGCTTAGCGGTAAAGGTGGGATTGTCATGGACATGGGTGGTGCCGATGACGATATGTATAAAGATGCAGTCCACGTTGTCACTGAGAGTGGCAAGGCTAGCGCCAGCCTCTTACAAAGACGGCTTCGCGTTGGGTACGCCCGAGCTGCGCGGCTGATTGAGATGATGGAGGAGCAAGGGATCGTCGGTCCAGCCGATGGGGCTCGGCCTCGTGACGTTCTAATTGGCAGTGCGGACGAAGTCTTTGGTGGCGAAGAGTAGCTAAGGTTAGGCAACCGTGACATGAAATATATTTATGTCAATGCACGTGCTTGACGTATACGCTTTTTGTACGGTAGAATAACAGAGGTAAATATTAACTCGACTTAGTGTGTCGACTAAGTAACTACCAAACTGGTAGTTTCCATGGGAGTAAAACGTGAAAGAGTACGAACTAACCGTTCTTCTACATCCAGATCTTGAGATCGATCTCGAGAAACCACTGGGTAAAATCAAGAAACTTATTAAAGATAGTGGCGGCACTATCTCGAAAGAGGACAACTGGGGCAAGCGCCGGCTGGCATACTCGATTAAGAAAGAGAGCTTTGCTGTCTACGTCTATTTTGAACTTCAACTGCCACCTGAGGGTGTGAAGAAGGTCAATGATACCCTTAATATCACCGACGAAGTGCTGCGCTTCTTGCTCGTTAAGGCCGATCTAAAAGCTCGCTTGGCAGCGGAAGAGCGTGAGAAGGAAGAGGCAGCAGCAGAAAAAGAGGCTAGCAGTAGCAGTAAAGAAGAGGAGGGCGAAAAAGATGTCTAAGAGTATCAATCAGGTAATTCTAATGGGGAACCTGACCCGTGATCCAGAACTACGGACCACCCCAAGCGGGCAGAGTGTCTGCAGCTTCTCACTTGCTGTCAATCGTAGCTGGCAGGGTGCCGATGGTACTCAGCAGGATGCTGTAGATTTCTTTGACGTAACGGCCTGGGGCAAGTTGGGAGAACTGGTCGACCAGTATCTTCGTAAGGGCCGTAAGTGTCTCGTTATGGGCCGACTGAGCCAGCGAAGCTGGGAGCAGGATGGCCAGAAGCGAAACAAGGTTGAGGTAGTCGCTAATGACGTAACCTTCCTTGACGGTGGCGGAGGGCGAGACAATACTTCGAGTGATGATACTCCAGCACCGAGTGGCAAGAGCTCTCCAAAGAAAGATGATTCCTCCGATGATGACGTCTCGATCGAAGACGTTGACGAAAAAATTGATTTAAGCGAAATCCCGTTCTAATCTCTTAAGGAGTACAAGATATGCATCGAAGATACAAGATGGACAAAGACCTCTTCTTTGATTACAAGGATGCCAAGAGCCTACAGCGTTTCATGAACGCCTACGGGCAGATCGAGCCAAGCTCAAAGACAGGTCTAAGCGCTAAGCAACAACGGCGCCTGGCCGTAGCCATTAAGCGAGCACGTCACCTGGCTTTGCTGCCGTTTGTCGTCTAAGTAGGCCCTCGTCTCATGTTTGGTGTAACCGATCTCAAAAAAGGTACTCTCGTTGAACTTGAGGGAACCCCATATAAAATAGTTGACTACGCTCAGAAGCAGCTCGGTAGGGGCGGGTCTATCGTTAATGTGAAGCTCAAGAGTCTGACTGACGGTCGGGTACTGGACCGTACTTTTAAGGGTGCTGAAAAGATCCAGCCGGCACACGTTGAAAACCGAACTGCTCAGTATCTCTACAACGACGGCACGACGTTCTTCTTCATGGATCCGTCGACATTCGAGCAGCATGAGATTAATAAAGAGATTGTGGGCGACGGGAAGTCGTACCTTGTTGAAGGAAGCGATGTCGCGCTGCAGTTATTCAATGGCCAAGTTATAAACGTCGAGCTTCCAAAGAATGTTAATCTCAAAGTAACCTATGCCGAACACGCTGTTAAGGGTGATACCAGTAGTAGTGTTCAGAAGAATGCCACAGTTGAAACCGGCCTGACGATAAAAGTTCCAATCTTTGTGAATGTTGGTGATCTGATCAGCGTTGATACCGCAAGTGGCGCGTACCGCGAGCGGGTTAAGAATTAGACATTAAATCTAAACTCAACAATATCATCGGGCTGCATGACGTAATCCCTGCCTTCGGTACGCATCTTGCCGGCCGCCTTTACGGCCGGTTCTGAACCAAGTGAGATAAGGTCATGGTAGTTCATAACTTGAGCTGCGATAAAACCTCGCTCGAAGTCAGTGTGTATGACACCAGCGGCTTGAGGAGCAGTAGCGCCTTTCTTTATGGTCCATGCTCGAGTCTCGTCAGGCCCGGAGGTCAGGTAGCTCTGTAGGCCGAGCTCGTCGTAGGCCGCACGGACCAGCTGCGAAAGGCCCGACTCATGTTGGCCGTAGGTTTCTAAAAGCTCCTTGGCCTCTGATTGATCAAGTGAACGGACCTCATCCTCCAGTTTGGCGGATATGAAAACGGCCTTGTTGGGCGCGACAAGCTGGCTGAGCTGCTGTTTCTTTGGCTCATTCGTTAGCCCATCTTCGCTGATATTGAATACATATATAAACGGTTTATTGGTGAGGAGATGTGCGTCAGCGAGTTGACCGAAGATCTCGGTTGTACTGAGTAGCTTGCCTTCTTCAAGGTAGGCCTTGGCTTGCTCGGTCATCTTTAAGACCGGCATTAGCTTTGGATCAAGACGGGCCTGCTTGGAAAGCGAGCTGTGCAGTCTGTTTTCGGTTGTCTGTAGGTCAGCCAGTATCAGCTCAGTATTAATGAGTTCGATATCAGCTTTGGGGTCGATCTTGTTATCGACGTGGGTAACGTTACCATCCTCAAACGCCCGCACTACTTGGCAGATAACCTGGCACTCGCGTATATGCGACAGAAACTGGTTGCCGAGTCCTTCACCTTTGCTCGCACCCCTTACGAGGCCGGCGATGTCGACGAAGGTGACTGTTGCAGGGATCACTTTCTTGCTGGAGTAGAGAGTGGCCAATTTTTCTAAGCGCTCATCAGGAACTGGAACGATACCAGTGTTTGGCTCTATGGTCGCAAAAGGGTAGTTGGCGGCCAGGATATTATTATTGGTCAGCGCGTTAAAAAGCGTCGATTTGCCGACGTTTGGGAGTCCGACGATTCCAACGGAGATACTCATATTCAGCTCTGCTCTGTAGCCTGCGTGAGTGCTGGCTTAACGAATTGATTATAACAGAGAAGATCGTCGTATTCGTAGTTGTAATATTCAGCTAAAAATGTTATAATATAGCAACTATGAACGATGCCGAGTTCGCACAAAAAGTACCAGAAGCGATGGCAAACATACATTCACGGGGTGAACATGGGACTCCGGGTATGACTGCGCTGGAGATCTCGAATGAGGTACACGGAAAGGAACGAGGTCGTGTCATACGACCACCCCAGCTCCAGTTGGTACTTGGTGTTCTTGCCTCGACTGGTCAGCTCCAGGCAATTGATCGAAGTGGCAGGCGCCGTCCTGTAGATGTCAGTACGCCAGGGAATCGCGGTACGCTTTACCAGCTTACTGCCGATCCGCGTAGGGTAAGGATACCCATCAGATAATCGGTCACCTATAATCATCTATATGGTGAGGTCTACTAATAACCGACACTCTTGGTCACTTCTAAGTGGCTCTGCACATGAGGTAGCACCAAGACTTCTCGGCTCTATTTTGGAGAGAACCGTCGACGGTAAGATAGTCCAAGTCCGCATCGTTGAGACTGAGGCATATGATCAGTCTGACGCAGCCAGCCATAGCTATAAAGGCCGTACTGCTCGAACGGAGATCATGTTTGGTGAGCCAGGTTATCTATATGTCTATTTTACCTATGGTATGCATTACTGCTGCAACATCGTTGTCAGCAAGCCAGGTTATGGCGCGGCGGTGTTGTTAAGGGCTGCCGAGCCAATCGAAGGAACAGACACGATAAGTGGCTTCAGGGTGGGAAAGAGCGGAGTGGAGTTAACTAACGGCCCGGCCAAACTTTGCCAAGCGCTGGCTATCGACAAGAGCCTAAATGGCCATGACCTTCGCCGAGGACCACTAAAGCTTATTCTTCAACCTCCGCTTCGCCACAACCAAATTACCCAAACTACGCGAGTTGGTATCAGTCACGCCAAAGACGTTCCGTGGCGATTCTATATTAATGGCAACCCGTATGTCTCTAAACCTTAAATCAGACTTGGATTCGCCGGAAACAGAGTGTCCCGAAACTGACCAAGATAACGACGGTCAAACCAAGCACTAGGAAGTCTTTCTCTATCCCGAAGTGGGACTGATGAATAAGCACATCCCGCATTGCATCGACGGCATAGGAAAGGGGATTAAATTCAGCGATGATACGAAGAACTCGCGGTGCCCCAGCAAGGGGGAAGAAGGCGCCCGATAGAAAGTAGAGCGGGAGAATGATGAAGTTGTTTATTGATTGAAAGGCAGGGAAGTTGTCGATGATAGAACCGAGGCCGGCGCCAAGAGCCGTAATCGCGATAGCCATGGTGGCCATAATAAGAAAAGCGACCGGGACCAGCGCCCAGTTATAAGGTCGGAAGCCGATGAAAAGAGCAATCACGAGAACTAGGGTGCCTTGGAGCATCGAGATGGTTGCGCCACCGAGGACGCTACCAAGTAGGACATGAAGACGACCAACGGGAGCAACCAAGGCTTCCTTAAGGAAGCCAAAGAGTCGGTCAAAAACAACATTGATACCCCAGAAGATGGATGAAAAAAGGATTGTCTGAATAACGACACCTGGCACCAGAAAATCGATATAGTTACCTTCGCCGGCCCGCTTGTAGATCGCGCCAATACCATAGCCGAGAGCGAGCAGGAAGAGAAGAGGTTGACCGATGGCGCCGATAATTCTTGAATGTGAGCTCCGGTACTTTTTGATCTGCCGTAACCAGAGTATAAATATGACTCTCACTGCCGCCTCCTTGCCCCCACACGTGCTCGGAAACTATCACTGGCACTCACTGTCTCGTCGCGAATAGCAGTACCGGTCAGTTTGAGGTAGGCGTTCTCGAGTGAAGTAGTGTGAGTCTGTTTACAAAGTTCCTTGGTCGAACCAAGAGCAACGATCTTGCCGTGATCGATAATGGCGATTCTCTCGGCCACCACCTCAGCCTCCTCGAGATAATGTGTTGTGAAGAAGATGGTCATGCCAGTCTCTTTGTTGAGTTTTTCAACATAACTCCAAAGTAGCCGTCGGGTTTGAGTATCGAGCCCGAGCGTTGGTTCGTCAAGGAAGAGGATCTTAGGCTGATGAAGGAGCCCACGAGCTATTTCGAGGCGTCGCTTCATGCCACCTGAAAAAGTCTTAACTTGACTTGCCTGCCTCTCCTTTAAGTCCACGAGCTCAAGCAGCTCCTCGATTCGTGGCCGAATTTTACGGCGTGACATCCCATAGAGGACTGCATGAAACTCCATGTTCTCATAGGCGGTTAGATCATCATCAAGGCTTGGGTCTTGGAAGACAACACCGAAAGATCGCCTCGCACCTATTTGGTCGCTAATCACGTTATGACCAGCCAGCTCGAGTTCCCCAGAAGTTGGCCGGAGAAGGGTAGTTAACATCTTGATTGTCGTACTCTTGCCGGCGCCGTTAGGGCCGAGGAAGGCAAAGATCTGACCCGTTGGGATGGTTAAGTTAATATGATCAACGGCGATGACTTCGTCGAAGTTTTTAACGA
This window contains:
- a CDS encoding ribonuclease J produces the protein VDGRKFDLERLEEISTKEGIHLLMNESTNCEWMGTAVHGEHDIGDSIGDIMQKHSSSRIIVSTFSSQLHRMQVLMEQAHKNGRKVAFAGYSMIQNVEVALRSNTIKVPKDVVMRMEDIVRLPDGKVTIICTGSQGELNAVLNRMASGAHKYIKTKPSDIIVFSSNPIPGNEVNVVRTVDGLMREGADVIQNMIRNLDGCGPLHISGHAYYDDHVVLIKALKPHFYMPIHGEFHMLVHNAELAEKEAGIPHDNIFVCDAGDVIELSSKTAAKTGRVPVGGIMFDDSGEEISEVVLKDRLHMSTEGMFVVVLTVSKQTGRLLTSPDIISRGFIYLRDNEELMNQIRQYLKQKAARSFANRKVDLDDIKREIKDDVTHILYDQTRRTPIVIPVINEISRQQPAQQNQQPQQQAMRTQAGRPLQQPPVHRPISY
- a CDS encoding CDP-alcohol phosphatidyltransferase family protein; this translates as MSASKRSPHQFKNVLVFCNPTSTNAQKVPSLIDELHSVYPSVSFDIIQTTAGGREANKDLLAKYIDKLGPQSLLCVAGGDGTVNVAVDALLLDERFKGAARKTPILPLWGGNANDLAIMLNGLLLRTNLTQVLREASITPIWPIECSVKNKNGILDQYIAVCYASFGASAFTARWLDERRDLLASSSRSSTLRRLIREVLAVKDALISAPSFEIQERHLRRSLYERTFINGPRFAKVWGVTVKLTDRHFFMVTVEHKSLTALLQQIRQLFNRHRADHFIRQRATFRALEQIWAQFDGETIRIAADAEIDITFTKNPLYTVNTKLSPNAVQSTDSGGLSMQGTKYLVVNLITTLRMICGLAAIGLGISSHWLAVLIVAMIAFASDAFDGWLARYWHVASDAGSFMDPLADKVVCQVLLWLLAFHFNSPIFFVVAALLLAYDVIMTWARIRPARSRTAIPASWYAKVKTATEMIGLLTLLLAIVTATSSWSTIYRDIGTFIIVCSVFLAAVSLRYYVGAWRE
- a CDS encoding GtrA family protein; the encoded protein is MRRVKEIIAFRFVRFLLVATINAAVNFSILNYTFYDLHESKLLASIMATSCVVILSFVLNRNFVFVDKERPARKLALFITVTVSGILVIQNVVYVAAVAFLSRHHVGLTNTADSLTGLRLSASVLEINLGGIVASLISAVWNYNGYRIYVFNGERRGNEILEKTTSLAID
- a CDS encoding DNA translocase FtsK 4TM domain-containing protein, whose amino-acid sequence is MAKKKKRISKAAKKKQMAERSLPEGFWPQVWAVCIAVVAILLVLALFGIGGPLPHVILKASKWAVGFVTYLLPIILLYFVVETFRAENNRLPLAMKLAAFVFAAAIAGAGGLLSSTQSLSLAENGQNGGVVGFGIDHFMLMFLDTTASLIVLVVLALVAGLYVVQLHPKHIVQVIAKLFSREGAGEDNKAVAEKIGTFKIDDSSIGEKGFKLNEGVPAEISSGKGRLSSFRNSIDPNQADEQSALTTSSDPEWVTPSLDLLEKKQQPADAGDVKGNAQVIKDTLAEFSIDVEMEGANIGPKVTQYTLKPPAGVKLTRITALETNLALNLAAQAIRIEAPIPGQRAVGIEVPNRRAADVRLHGILESKNWQSLNSPLSFAVGRDIAGTAVVSELDKMPHLMIAGQTGSGKSVMINTLLMSLLYHNTPADMKLILVDPKQVELTPYNDIPYLLTPVITAPEKCISALKWAVNEMDRRYNLLAESGQRNIDGYNRLDNREEGKMPYIIIVIDELADLMMLAARDVEALIVRLAQKARAVGIHLVLATQRPSVDVITGLIKANIPARIAFTVASQVDSRTILDQAGAEKLLGEGDMLMLTPQMNKPKRIQGAYITEGEVMKVTDYLRKQRAPEYDPEIIAQQVQLSGKGGIVMDMGGADDDMYKDAVHVVTESGKASASLLQRRLRVGYARAARLIEMMEEQGIVGPADGARPRDVLIGSADEVFGGEE
- the rpsF gene encoding 30S ribosomal protein S6 → MKEYELTVLLHPDLEIDLEKPLGKIKKLIKDSGGTISKEDNWGKRRLAYSIKKESFAVYVYFELQLPPEGVKKVNDTLNITDEVLRFLLVKADLKARLAAEEREKEEAAAEKEASSSSKEEEGEKDV
- the ssb gene encoding single-stranded DNA-binding protein; this encodes MSKSINQVILMGNLTRDPELRTTPSGQSVCSFSLAVNRSWQGADGTQQDAVDFFDVTAWGKLGELVDQYLRKGRKCLVMGRLSQRSWEQDGQKRNKVEVVANDVTFLDGGGGRDNTSSDDTPAPSGKSSPKKDDSSDDDVSIEDVDEKIDLSEIPF
- the rpsR gene encoding 30S ribosomal protein S18, whose protein sequence is MHRRYKMDKDLFFDYKDAKSLQRFMNAYGQIEPSSKTGLSAKQQRRLAVAIKRARHLALLPFVV
- the efp gene encoding elongation factor P; translation: MFGVTDLKKGTLVELEGTPYKIVDYAQKQLGRGGSIVNVKLKSLTDGRVLDRTFKGAEKIQPAHVENRTAQYLYNDGTTFFFMDPSTFEQHEINKEIVGDGKSYLVEGSDVALQLFNGQVINVELPKNVNLKVTYAEHAVKGDTSSSVQKNATVETGLTIKVPIFVNVGDLISVDTASGAYRERVKN
- the ychF gene encoding redox-regulated ATPase YchF; this translates as MSISVGIVGLPNVGKSTLFNALTNNNILAANYPFATIEPNTGIVPVPDERLEKLATLYSSKKVIPATVTFVDIAGLVRGASKGEGLGNQFLSHIRECQVICQVVRAFEDGNVTHVDNKIDPKADIELINTELILADLQTTENRLHSSLSKQARLDPKLMPVLKMTEQAKAYLEEGKLLSTTEIFGQLADAHLLTNKPFIYVFNISEDGLTNEPKKQQLSQLVAPNKAVFISAKLEDEVRSLDQSEAKELLETYGQHESGLSQLVRAAYDELGLQSYLTSGPDETRAWTIKKGATAPQAAGVIHTDFERGFIAAQVMNYHDLISLGSEPAVKAAGKMRTEGRDYVMQPDDIVEFRFNV